In Deltaproteobacteria bacterium, the genomic window CAGGTCACGCAGGAATGCCTGCGTTGCCACAAAAAGGCCGGCGAGGACATGATCAAAAGCGCCCACTGGCTGTGGAAAGGCCCCTCGCCCTACACCGTGGAGCGCCAAAAAAAGGTCATGAGCGGCAAGGCCACGGACACCATGAACAATTTCTGCATCTCCCTGCCCTCCAACTGGCCCCGCTGCACCTCCTGCCACACGGGCTACGGCTGGGAGGACGAAACCTTTGATTTCAATGACATGACCAAGGTGGACTGTCTGGTCTGCCACGACACCACGGACAGCTACCGCAAGGCCCCGCCCGCGGCGGGCATGCCCGCTCCCGAGGTCGATCTCAATTTTGTGGCTGAAAACGTCGGCAAAACCAATCGCAACACCTGCGGCAACTGCCATTTCCAGGGCGGCGGCGCCGACGGGGTCAAACACGCGGACATGAGCGAGGTTCTGCGCTACCCGGAACGCAACTGCGACGTGCACATGGGCGGCCACGACTTCACCTGCACGGAATGCCACAAAACCGTGAATCACAAAATCAAGGGCCGCAGCACGTCCCTGCCCGTGGCCGAAGGGTCGCGCACCTGCGAGGACTGCCACACAAGCAAGCCGCACTTCGGGGACGACATGCTTGATTTTCACCTCAACAAGCATACCGACTCCGTGGCCTGCAACACCTGCCACACGCCGGTCTATTCCAAATGCAGACCGACCAAAAGCTGGTGGGACTGGTCCCTTGCCGGTGACAAATCCAGGCAGCCCGTGAAAGACGCCTACGGCGAGGAAGACTACAACTGGATGAAAGGGGAATTTGAATGGAAGGAATCCAAAAAGCCCGTGTACGCCTGGTACAACGGCTTCATGGAACGTCTGCTCCTGGGCGACACCATCAATCCTAATGCCACGGGTTTCGGGCCCGGTGAAAACCCGTCAGCCGAGGCACGCCGAGCCATGCCCGTGACCAACATCACCGCGCCCGTGGGCAGTATCAAGGACCCATCGTCCAAGATCTTCCCGTTCAAACTCATGAAGGGCATCCAGCCCGCCGACGCCGAGTACAACTATCTCCTAGCGCCCCATCTCTATCCCACGTCTCCGGACGATACCACGGCCTACTGGAAAAACCTCGACTGGCAAAAAGCCTTCGTGGACGGCATGAAAGCGGCCGGACTGCCCTACAGCGGAGAATATAAATGGGTGCGGACCAACATGTACTGGGGCATCAAGCATGAGGTCATGCCCAAGGACATGGCCTTGTCCTGCGTGCAGTGCCACGAAAGCCTGAAAGGGGAAAAAACCTGCAACCGCTGCCATCAGGACAAACGCGACGTGGATTTCAAGAAGCTGACCAGCGCGGGCACGGACTTCGCCAAAATGCTGTCCCAGGGGCGTGATGTCGCGGATCTGGTCGGAACCACCGACTATCTCGACTTCAAGGCCCTGGGCTACAAAGACGATCCCATCCTGGTCGGCGGCCGCTTCAAGAAGCTCCCGCTGGGCCGCACGGAGCCGTAACGACTG contains:
- a CDS encoding tetrathionate reductase family octaheme c-type cytochrome, with the protein product QVTQECLRCHKKAGEDMIKSAHWLWKGPSPYTVERQKKVMSGKATDTMNNFCISLPSNWPRCTSCHTGYGWEDETFDFNDMTKVDCLVCHDTTDSYRKAPPAAGMPAPEVDLNFVAENVGKTNRNTCGNCHFQGGGADGVKHADMSEVLRYPERNCDVHMGGHDFTCTECHKTVNHKIKGRSTSLPVAEGSRTCEDCHTSKPHFGDDMLDFHLNKHTDSVACNTCHTPVYSKCRPTKSWWDWSLAGDKSRQPVKDAYGEEDYNWMKGEFEWKESKKPVYAWYNGFMERLLLGDTINPNATGFGPGENPSAEARRAMPVTNITAPVGSIKDPSSKIFPFKLMKGIQPADAEYNYLLAPHLYPTSPDDTTAYWKNLDWQKAFVDGMKAAGLPYSGEYKWVRTNMYWGIKHEVMPKDMALSCVQCHESLKGEKTCNRCHQDKRDVDFKKLTSAGTDFAKMLSQGRDVADLVGTTDYLDFKALGYKDDPILVGGRFKKLPLGRTEP